A genomic segment from Streptomyces sp. NBC_01233 encodes:
- the holA gene encoding DNA polymerase III subunit delta, translating to MATRKNPTDDPLAPLTLAVGQEELLLDRAVREVVAAARAADADTDVRDLASEQLQPGTLAELTSPSLFSERKVLVVRNAQDLSADSVKEVKAYIDAPYEEIILVLLHAGGAKGKGLLDAARKAGAREIACPKMTKAADRLSFVRGEFRTLGRAATPEACQTLVDAIGSDLRELASAAAQLCADVEGTIDEAVVGRYYTGRAEASSFTVADRAVEGRAAEALEALRWSLSTGVAPVLITSALAQAVRAIGKLASAPRGARPGDLARDLGMPPWKIDRVRQQMRGWSADGVADALRAVAAADAGVKGGGDDPEYALEKAVVAVARAARPQRG from the coding sequence ATGGCCACCAGGAAGAACCCCACCGACGATCCGCTCGCCCCGCTCACCCTCGCGGTGGGGCAGGAGGAGCTGCTGCTCGACCGTGCCGTGCGGGAGGTGGTGGCGGCCGCCCGCGCCGCCGATGCCGACACGGACGTCCGCGACCTCGCCTCCGAGCAGCTCCAGCCCGGCACGCTGGCCGAGCTGACGAGCCCCTCGCTCTTCTCCGAGCGCAAGGTGCTGGTCGTGCGCAATGCGCAGGACCTGTCGGCGGACTCGGTCAAGGAGGTCAAGGCCTATATCGACGCGCCCTACGAGGAGATCATCCTCGTCCTCCTCCACGCGGGCGGGGCCAAGGGCAAGGGCCTGCTGGACGCGGCGCGGAAGGCCGGCGCGCGGGAGATCGCCTGCCCGAAGATGACGAAGGCCGCCGACCGGCTCTCGTTCGTGCGGGGCGAATTCCGCACGCTGGGCCGGGCGGCGACCCCGGAAGCCTGCCAGACCCTGGTCGACGCGATCGGCAGCGACCTGCGGGAGCTGGCGAGTGCGGCGGCGCAGCTGTGCGCGGACGTCGAGGGCACCATCGACGAGGCCGTGGTCGGCCGCTACTACACCGGCCGGGCCGAGGCCTCCAGCTTCACGGTCGCCGACCGGGCGGTCGAGGGACGTGCGGCCGAGGCCCTGGAGGCCCTGCGCTGGTCCCTGTCCACCGGGGTGGCGCCGGTCCTGATCACCAGCGCCCTGGCCCAGGCGGTGCGCGCCATCGGCAAGCTGGCCTCCGCCCCGCGCGGGGCCCGCCCCGGCGACCTCGCCCGGGACCTGGGCATGCCGCCGTGGAAGATCGACCGGGTCCGCCAGCAGATGCGGGGCTGGTCGGCGGACGGCGTCGCGGACGCGCTGCGCGCCGTGGCCGCCGCCGACGCGGGGGTCAAGGGCGGCGGCGACGACCCCGAGTACGCCCTCGAGAAGGCGGTCGTGGCGGTGGCCCGCGCGGCCCGTCCGCAGCGAGGCTAG
- a CDS encoding YceI family protein: MFGRRRGMETAGSSSPHTSATLTLPPTARLLSCRVLDTVHQPIRQAAFEVTDPIGRRIVSGETDPYGGFTAAVPEGEYRLSVTAEGYTPFRGATLVGDPAQPGTGEIILDAVEPPLLPQPGHWELDPTHSSLAFTARHIGMARIRGRFNTFAGAVRIAERMEDSSMHVIIDAASIDTGVRLRDDHLRSGDFLDAVRYPTVEFYSERFIHRSGSRWAVAGALTLHGVSRSVTLDTQYLGLGTGLEGEPRAACRATTELNREDFTLNWQSVLAHGIAAIGTSVDVTLDVQIVHKA, from the coding sequence ATGTTCGGTCGCCGACGGGGGATGGAGACGGCCGGAAGTTCCAGCCCGCACACATCCGCGACACTGACGCTGCCGCCGACGGCGCGTCTGCTCAGCTGCCGGGTTCTCGACACGGTCCACCAGCCGATCCGGCAGGCCGCGTTCGAGGTGACCGACCCGATCGGGCGCCGGATCGTCAGCGGGGAGACCGACCCTTACGGCGGTTTCACGGCGGCCGTGCCGGAGGGGGAGTACCGGCTCTCCGTCACCGCCGAGGGGTACACGCCGTTCCGCGGGGCGACGCTCGTGGGGGACCCGGCGCAGCCGGGCACGGGGGAGATCATCCTCGACGCGGTGGAGCCGCCGCTGCTTCCGCAGCCCGGTCATTGGGAGCTCGACCCGACGCACTCCTCCCTCGCCTTCACGGCCCGGCACATCGGGATGGCGCGGATCCGCGGCCGGTTCAACACGTTCGCCGGAGCGGTACGGATCGCCGAGCGCATGGAGGACTCCTCCATGCACGTGATCATCGATGCGGCGAGCATCGACACCGGGGTGCGGCTGCGCGACGACCACCTGCGGTCGGGGGACTTCCTGGACGCGGTCCGGTACCCCACGGTGGAGTTCTACAGCGAACGGTTCATCCACCGCAGTGGCAGCCGCTGGGCCGTGGCCGGCGCCCTGACCCTCCACGGGGTCAGCCGTTCCGTCACCCTGGACACGCAGTACCTGGGCCTCGGCACCGGCCTGGAGGGCGAGCCGCGGGCCGCCTGCCGGGCCACCACCGAACTGAACCGCGAGGACTTCACCTTGAACTGGCAGTCGGTGCTGGCGCACGGGATCGCGGCGATCGGTACGAGCGTGGACGTGACGCTGGACGTCCAGATCGTGCACAAGGCCTGA
- a CDS encoding helix-hairpin-helix domain-containing protein produces MRRRAEALLGGSGPPQAPPPAGADPGPLPDEAAGPGAAGLEAAGLSSGAARRLAVRERLPLWLQARCGVEPRTVAAVAVVLAAAVGFAGHQYWSARPQPVTVPALVAPGVVPAAATAPAAAPAAGGGAGGGARIVVDVGGKVRDPGVRRLPAGSRVEDALAAAGGVRPGTDTTGLNRARVLVDGEQVLVGAPAQPVPGGAAAGPGAGPGPGPLSLGSATVAQLDGLPGVGPVLAQHIVDFRTACGGFRSVEELRQVDGIGERRFADLRTRVRP; encoded by the coding sequence GTGCGCCGGCGGGCCGAAGCCCTGCTCGGTGGCAGCGGTCCGCCGCAGGCACCGCCGCCGGCCGGGGCGGATCCCGGGCCCCTGCCCGACGAGGCGGCCGGGCCCGGGGCCGCCGGGCTCGAGGCTGCCGGGCTGTCTTCCGGGGCCGCGCGGAGGCTGGCCGTGCGGGAGCGGCTGCCGCTGTGGCTGCAGGCCCGGTGCGGGGTGGAGCCGCGCACGGTGGCCGCCGTCGCGGTGGTGCTGGCCGCCGCCGTCGGCTTCGCCGGGCACCAGTACTGGTCGGCCCGGCCGCAGCCGGTGACCGTCCCCGCGCTGGTCGCCCCGGGCGTGGTCCCGGCGGCGGCCACGGCACCGGCTGCCGCGCCGGCCGCGGGCGGGGGCGCCGGTGGCGGCGCGCGGATCGTCGTCGACGTCGGCGGCAAGGTGCGGGATCCCGGGGTGCGCCGGCTGCCCGCCGGTTCGCGGGTGGAGGACGCGCTGGCCGCCGCCGGGGGAGTGCGCCCGGGCACCGACACCACCGGATTGAACCGGGCCCGGGTCCTGGTGGACGGCGAGCAGGTGCTGGTGGGCGCCCCGGCGCAGCCTGTACCGGGCGGGGCCGCCGCCGGTCCGGGTGCGGGTCCGGGACCGGGACCGCTCAGTCTGGGGTCGGCCACGGTCGCTCAGCTGGACGGTCTGCCGGGGGTCGGGCCGGTCCTGGCCCAGCACATCGTCGACTTCCGCACCGCCTGCGGCGGCTTCCGGTCCGTGGAGGAGCTCCGCCAGGTCGACGGCATCGGAGAGCGGCGCTTCGCCGACCTGCGCACGCGGGTGCGGCCGTGA
- a CDS encoding DegV family protein has product MSRHVAIVTDSTAYLPQPAMARHGITSVPLTVVLGGEALEEGTEISARSLAAALQKRRSVTTSRPSPEEFVRAYRAAADAGATGIVSLHLSAELSGTYDAAALAAKTAPVPVRVVDTGMIAMALGFCALAAAEVAEAGGSVDEAVAAAEKRAADMSAYFYVDTLDYLRRGGRIGAAQALLGSALAVKPLLTLEGGRIEPLEKVRTASKAIARLEELAVERAGSAAVDVAVHHLAAPERAEKLAQRLRERIPGLVELHVSEVGAVIGAHTGPGLLAAVVSPR; this is encoded by the coding sequence ATGTCCCGCCATGTCGCCATCGTCACCGATTCCACGGCCTACCTGCCCCAACCGGCCATGGCGCGGCACGGAATCACCTCCGTCCCGCTGACCGTGGTCCTCGGCGGCGAGGCGCTCGAGGAGGGCACCGAGATCTCGGCGCGCAGCCTGGCCGCGGCCCTGCAGAAGCGCCGGTCGGTGACCACCTCGCGCCCCAGCCCGGAAGAGTTCGTCCGGGCCTACCGGGCGGCCGCGGACGCCGGGGCGACCGGCATCGTCAGCCTGCACCTTTCCGCCGAGCTGTCCGGCACGTACGACGCCGCGGCGCTCGCCGCGAAGACCGCACCCGTGCCGGTGCGCGTCGTGGACACCGGCATGATCGCGATGGCCCTGGGCTTCTGCGCGCTGGCCGCCGCCGAGGTGGCGGAGGCGGGCGGTTCCGTGGACGAGGCCGTGGCGGCCGCCGAGAAGCGGGCGGCGGACATGTCCGCGTACTTCTACGTCGACACCCTCGACTACCTGCGCCGTGGCGGCCGGATCGGGGCCGCGCAGGCCCTCCTCGGCTCGGCGCTGGCGGTGAAGCCCCTGCTGACGCTGGAGGGCGGGCGGATCGAGCCGCTGGAGAAGGTGCGTACGGCCTCCAAGGCCATCGCCCGGCTGGAGGAGCTGGCCGTCGAGCGGGCCGGGTCCGCGGCCGTCGACGTGGCCGTGCACCACCTGGCGGCACCGGAGCGGGCCGAGAAGCTCGCCCAGCGGCTCCGTGAGCGCATCCCCGGACTGGTCGAGCTGCACGTCAGCGAGGTCGGTGCGGTGATCGGCGCGCACACCGGGCCGGGGCTGCTGGCGGCGGTCGTCTCCCCTCGCTGA
- the leuS gene encoding leucine--tRNA ligase, whose product MSETNTPAPEAAEAHRYTAAMAADIEARWQDVWDAQGTYEAPNPTGDLAGDPSVVARPKKFIMDMFPYPSGAGLHVGHPLGYIATDVFARHQRMTGHNVLHTLGFDAFGLPAEQYAVQTGTHPRVSTEANIENMKVQLRRLGLGHDKRRSFATIDPDYYKWTQWIFLQIYNSWYDADAGKARPITELVAAFEAGSREVPGGRAWAELTAGERADVLNGFRLAYASDAPVNWCPGLGTVLANEEVTADGRSERGNFPVFKSRLSQWNMRITAYADRLLDDLDALDWPEAIKLQQRNWIGRSEGARVDFALGDEAITVFTTRPDTLFGATYMVLAPEHPLVEKFTPAAWPEGTHAVWTGGYAAPAEAVAAYRKQAAAKSDVERQAEAKDKTGVFTGEYAVNPVTGQKVPVFIADYVLMGYGTGAIMAVPAHDPRDFEFARAFELPVRCVVEPTDGRDIDPAEWDDAFVAYDAKLVNSTGEGISLDGLGVVEAKAAITDWLAERGIGEGTVNFRLRDWLFSRQRYWGEPFPIVYDEDGVAHPLPESMLPLELPEVEDYSPRTFEPDDAASKPETPLSRNEEWVNVQLDLGDGRGVRAFRRETNTMPNWAGSCWYELRYLDPNNASALVDPEIEQYWMGPREGAPHGGVDLYVGGAEHAVLHLLYARFWSKVLFDLGHVSSAEPFHKLFNQGMIQAYAYTDARGVYVPAAEVEERDGGYFYQGQPVKREHGKMGKSLKNAVTPDEICEEYGADTLRLYEMAMGPLDVSRPWDTRAVVGQYRLLQRLWRNIVDEETGRVTVVDGEPAEDTLRALHKAIDGAGADMAGLRFNTAIAKITELNNALTKAGRPLERSVAERLVLLIAPLAPHIAEELWSRLGHAESVVHQDFPVADPAYVVDETVTCVVQVKGKVKARLEVSPAISEAELEQLAVTDEGVVAALGGAEIRKVIVRAPKLVNIVI is encoded by the coding sequence ATGAGCGAGACGAACACCCCGGCCCCCGAGGCGGCCGAGGCGCACCGCTACACGGCTGCCATGGCCGCCGACATCGAGGCACGCTGGCAGGACGTTTGGGACGCGCAGGGCACGTACGAGGCCCCGAACCCGACCGGTGACCTGGCCGGGGATCCCTCGGTGGTCGCACGGCCCAAGAAGTTCATCATGGACATGTTCCCGTACCCGTCCGGTGCGGGGCTGCACGTCGGTCACCCGCTCGGGTACATCGCCACCGACGTCTTCGCCCGCCACCAGCGGATGACCGGCCACAACGTCCTGCACACCCTGGGCTTCGACGCCTTCGGCCTGCCGGCCGAGCAGTACGCCGTGCAGACCGGCACGCACCCGCGGGTGTCGACCGAGGCGAACATCGAGAACATGAAGGTCCAGCTGCGCCGGCTGGGCCTGGGCCACGACAAGCGCCGCTCCTTCGCGACGATCGACCCGGACTACTACAAGTGGACCCAGTGGATCTTCCTGCAGATCTACAACTCCTGGTACGACGCCGACGCGGGCAAGGCCCGGCCGATCACCGAGCTGGTCGCCGCCTTCGAGGCCGGCTCCCGTGAGGTGCCCGGAGGCCGTGCCTGGGCCGAGCTGACCGCGGGCGAGCGCGCCGACGTGCTGAACGGCTTCCGGCTGGCCTACGCCTCCGACGCGCCGGTGAACTGGTGCCCCGGGCTGGGCACCGTACTGGCCAACGAGGAGGTCACCGCGGACGGCCGGTCCGAGCGCGGCAACTTCCCGGTCTTCAAGTCGCGCCTGAGCCAGTGGAACATGCGGATCACCGCCTACGCCGACCGGCTGCTGGACGACCTGGACGCGCTGGACTGGCCCGAGGCCATCAAGCTGCAGCAGCGCAACTGGATCGGCCGCAGCGAGGGCGCGCGCGTCGACTTCGCGCTGGGCGACGAGGCGATCACCGTCTTCACCACCCGCCCGGACACCCTGTTCGGCGCCACCTACATGGTGCTGGCGCCCGAGCACCCGCTGGTCGAGAAGTTCACCCCGGCCGCCTGGCCCGAGGGCACCCACGCCGTCTGGACCGGCGGCTACGCCGCCCCGGCCGAGGCCGTCGCCGCGTACCGCAAGCAGGCCGCGGCCAAGTCGGACGTCGAGCGGCAGGCCGAGGCCAAGGACAAGACCGGTGTCTTCACCGGCGAGTACGCGGTCAACCCGGTCACCGGCCAGAAGGTCCCGGTCTTCATCGCCGACTACGTGCTGATGGGCTACGGCACCGGCGCGATCATGGCGGTCCCGGCGCACGACCCCCGCGACTTCGAGTTCGCGCGCGCCTTCGAGCTGCCCGTCCGCTGCGTCGTCGAGCCGACCGACGGGCGCGACATCGACCCGGCCGAGTGGGACGACGCCTTCGTCGCGTACGACGCCAAGCTGGTCAACTCGACGGGCGAGGGCATCTCCCTGGACGGCCTGGGCGTCGTCGAGGCGAAGGCCGCGATCACCGACTGGCTGGCCGAGCGCGGCATCGGCGAGGGGACCGTCAACTTCCGTCTGCGCGACTGGCTGTTCAGCCGGCAGCGCTACTGGGGCGAGCCCTTCCCGATCGTCTACGACGAGGACGGCGTCGCGCACCCGCTGCCCGAGTCGATGCTGCCGCTGGAGCTGCCGGAGGTCGAGGACTACTCGCCGCGCACCTTCGAGCCGGACGACGCGGCCTCCAAGCCGGAGACCCCGCTCTCGCGCAACGAGGAATGGGTCAACGTCCAGCTGGACCTGGGCGACGGCCGTGGTGTCCGCGCCTTCCGGCGCGAGACCAACACCATGCCGAACTGGGCCGGTTCCTGCTGGTACGAGCTGCGCTACCTGGACCCGAACAACGCGTCGGCCCTGGTGGACCCGGAGATCGAGCAGTACTGGATGGGCCCGCGCGAGGGCGCGCCGCACGGCGGTGTCGACCTGTACGTGGGCGGCGCCGAGCACGCCGTGCTGCACCTGCTGTACGCGCGCTTCTGGTCCAAGGTGCTGTTCGACCTGGGTCACGTCTCCTCGGCGGAGCCGTTCCACAAGCTGTTCAACCAGGGCATGATCCAGGCGTACGCGTACACCGACGCGCGCGGCGTCTACGTCCCGGCGGCCGAGGTCGAGGAGCGCGACGGCGGCTACTTCTACCAGGGCCAGCCGGTCAAGCGTGAGCACGGCAAGATGGGCAAGTCCCTGAAGAACGCCGTCACGCCCGACGAGATCTGCGAGGAGTACGGCGCCGACACCCTGCGCCTGTACGAGATGGCGATGGGCCCGCTGGACGTCTCGCGTCCGTGGGACACCCGTGCCGTCGTCGGCCAGTACCGCCTGCTGCAGCGCCTGTGGCGCAACATCGTCGACGAGGAGACCGGCCGGGTCACCGTCGTGGACGGGGAGCCGGCCGAGGACACCCTGCGCGCGCTGCACAAGGCGATCGACGGGGCCGGCGCGGACATGGCCGGGCTGCGCTTCAACACCGCCATCGCGAAGATCACCGAACTGAACAACGCCCTGACGAAGGCGGGCCGCCCGCTGGAGCGCTCGGTCGCCGAGCGGCTGGTGCTGCTGATCGCCCCGCTGGCCCCGCACATCGCCGAGGAGCTGTGGAGCCGCCTGGGCCACGCGGAATCGGTGGTCCACCAGGACTTCCCGGTCGCGGACCCGGCGTACGTCGTGGACGAGACCGTGACGTGCGTGGTGCAGGTCAAGGGCAAGGTCAAGGCGCGGCTGGAGGTGTCGCCCGCGATCTCGGAGGCGGAGCTGGAGCAGCTGGCCGTGACCGACGAGGGCGTCGTGGCGGCACTGGGCGGCGCGGAGATCCGCAAGGTGATCGTGCGTGCGCCGAAGCTGGTGAACATCGTCATCTGA